The DNA window AAACTGGTATGTGATACAACCGTGAAATTGCCAGCTGTAAATAAAAGTTTGTTAGACTCTATTTACAGACTCTATGATGAAAATATAGATTATCTATCTCCGGAATTTGTTGTATTGGAGAGTAAGGTCTTTTCGCCCTCCGAGTTGAAGAAGTTTAAATATATTTATCTGGATGGGGATGTGGAGATAAGATCAGTTTATAATGATACTTTGTTAGAAGGACCAGGAAAAATAGTTGTTAATGGTATGCTTACATTTGCCAATAAGGTTAAGGTCAGAAATAATTGGGAGATTACTTCATCGGGGGATATCTTTGTTAAGGATAGTAGTGAGTTAACTAGTTGCATTGTATTTAGTAAGGCCGGAATATACTTCAGTGGTAATTCCAGAGGATTAGGGCAGTTTATTTCTGAGAAACAAATAACTTCGACTGATAATTCTAAACTGATATTTCCGACATTTTTCCTGGTTCAGAGCAACGATAAAAAAAGCTTTAGCGAACCAGAGATATCTATCCAGTCCAATTCTGACTACTCAGGAATTCTGTTTGTTTATAAACCTGAGGATAGAAGTTTTCATAAAAATCAGCTTAGCGGGTATGGGAGAATATATGTTAACTCCGCTCAAAGTGTTAAAGGAGGTATCTTTTGCGAGGGGATAGTAGAACTATACAGCAATGTAGTTGGGTTCGTTTCATGTAAGAGAATTGATAAAAGGGTTGGATATACATTGTGGAAGAATTATGTGCAAAATGTGCAGATATGTCGGTATGATTTGAATCCCCGAATAGCTTTGCCGGTTTGTTTTGGTGATTTCACAAAACTTGCTCTTTTCAGGGAATAGAGAATGGGGTGTAAAGAAAAATACTCCTGTTTGGGGGGGTATACGATTATAGAAGTTCTTATGGCGCTGGTTGTTTTAGCTGGCTGTATGTTTGTTGTATTTAGATTTTTTCAAGTGATAGATTCTCCTGGTATGTGGAAAGATGAGATGATGTTGAGGATAATTGACAATACTATTTATGATGCTATAAAGGATGAGAGAGATTATCTATGTGAGGAAATAAGCAGAGGTAAATGGACTGTCAGAGTAAAAAAGAAAACTACTGACAATCTGTCTTCTATTCGAATTGAAATTTTCTATAGAGACTACAGGAAACCGTTCTTTAAGATGAGAACGTATAGTATTAAAGATTATGCTGTTTCGTGTGGTTTGAGGGGGGAGAATGTTGCTTGCAAAGAATAAGTGTGAGGGCGGTTTTTCTCTAGTAGAGGTTATCGTTGCTATGGGGTTATCCTTGATAGTGTTTTATTTTGTTTTGAAGTTTATTTCATTCAATACAAAATATATAGGAAAATGGTTGAAAAAAAGAGATCTGGAAGAGAAAGTTGCGTTCATTTATAGTTTGGTGTGGAGTGACTTGCAAACAAGGGGGGTGGAATTTATTATTGACTCACTCGCTGTACGAATAGGTGGAGTCGATAAAGTTTCTACCTATTTTGTCGAGGACGGGGGTCTTATTAGGAACAATTATGTGATTAATAAAGGACTTAAAGTGGAGAGTTTTTTTATCGTGTCCACTTTTAAAGATTTATTGAGAGATTCTTTGTTCTCCTTTGTACTGGCAAAAAGTAATATAGACAGTGTGTATAAGAAAATGAACAACTATCTTGGTCTTATGAGTGTAAGACTCGTTTTGGTATTAAGTGGGGTTGATTCATCTGACACTTTGGTGATATCAAAAGACTTTAGCCATAATTTACTTAATCACTTACATAAAGAGTTTAGAGTTTTTAAACTAAGAGATAAGGTAATGGGAAATTGAAAATTCTGACAAAAATGAAGGACTTGCTCAAGGTTTTAAGATTGAAGTTGTTACCAAGGAAGA is part of the Candidatus Neomarinimicrobiota bacterium genome and encodes:
- a CDS encoding prepilin-type N-terminal cleavage/methylation domain-containing protein, which encodes MLLAKNKCEGGFSLVEVIVAMGLSLIVFYFVLKFISFNTKYIGKWLKKRDLEEKVAFIYSLVWSDLQTRGVEFIIDSLAVRIGGVDKVSTYFVEDGGLIRNNYVINKGLKVESFFIVSTFKDLLRDSLFSFVLAKSNIDSVYKKMNNYLGLMSVRLVLVLSGVDSSDTLVISKDFSHNLLNHLHKEFRVFKLRDKVMGN